The Deltaproteobacteria bacterium genomic interval ATTCATATTTGTTCTGCTCATATTTGGATTCCATATCTAAAACAAGTAGGTTACTTAAGTCCGAGAAGTTCAACCGCGTTCTGATAAAGCCACTTTTCCATGACTTCCTTTTTCAGGGGAAGCGCCTTCGTCTCCATGACTATCTCATTGATGGGCATGCCCAGGTCCGTTGAACCCGAGGCAAAAACGATCCTATCCTGAAGCAGGGTGTTGCCAAACTGGAGCAGCATCTCCCAGCCTGACCCCGGAGTGGCCAGGTGCTTGGGCCGGTGAGACGAGGTGTCAATATAAACGTTGTTGTGTCTGCGGGCGAGCCCGATCATCTCAGGGACCCAGGGCCAGCCGCCGCAGCTGGCCACTATCTTCATTTCAGGAAAATCCATAGCTACCTTGTCAAGATAAAGAGGCCGGCCGACGTCCATGGGGAAGTCTTTGCGATAATTCATGGAAGTATAAACAAAAACGGGTATGTCAAGCTCCACGGCCTTGGCATAGATTGGATAGAACCGCTGATCGCTGGCCCTGATCCCCCATCTGTATGGAGAGGCGTAAACAGCTTTGAACCCGAGCTCCCTGACCGACCTCTCCAGTTCCTTGACCGCGCGCATGCCTTCAAAGGGGTTCACAAAGGCCCGGCCCATGAGGCGATCGGGCAGTTGAGAAACCATCTCCGCGGTCTTATCATTATCATGGAGATCCAACATGCCGCGCACGATGCCGGCTTCATCAAGTTGTTTGGCAAACTCGGATAAGGGCACCACAACCTTCTCCGCTCTTTCGCGGACCAGGGCTTCAAACTCATCAGGAGCAAGCTCCTCACTCAGCCGCTCCATCTCCTCAAGGGTGAATCCCAGATTGGCCGCTCTTCTCGGCCCGAAGATGCGGCGGTAATTGGCTACCCCTCCGGCTTCCTTGTTTAAAATGAAGAATTTCATGGTTCCCACGATATCATCCACGGTTTCAGGCACATCGAGCCTCAAATCTATTACTTGTGACATCTGTCTTCTCCCTGGTTTGATAAATAATAAACAATCAGGCCGAATATTAATAACCTTCGAGCACAGTCAAATTATTTTGTCTTCACTGTAAAAATTTAATGCTTATCCATCCAGTAGGTCTCGCAAATCATATTCTGATATGGGTTGTTGTAGATTTTGGAGTGCACATAGGGTCTTTCGACCAAGAACCGGTACTGTGTATACAGGAATATTTGAGGCGCATCATCTAAGACCAGATGCTGAATCTTGTGAACCAAGGCTATGCGTTTTTTTAAATCCATTTCATGGGATTGTTCATCAATTAACCTCCAAATTTCACGATTGCTCCATTTGAAATAAGTAGAGTGCCTCCCATAATAAGCCGTCAGAATATCTGACGGGTCAGCTGAGTAGTCGGTCACATGTAAGGCCAAATCATACTCGAATCTATAAGCCCGGTTGAAGTATTGTGCCATCTCCAATGTCTTCAAAGTCACGTTGATGCCGACTTCTTTGAGC includes:
- a CDS encoding amidohydrolase, which produces MERLSEELAPDEFEALVRERAEKVVVPLSEFAKQLDEAGIVRGMLDLHDNDKTAEMVSQLPDRLMGRAFVNPFEGMRAVKELERSVRELGFKAVYASPYRWGIRASDQRFYPIYAKAVELDIPVFVYTSMNYRKDFPMDVGRPLYLDKVAMDFPEMKIVASCGGWPWVPEMIGLARRHNNVYIDTSSHRPKHLATPGSGWEMLLQFGNTLLQDRIVFASGSTDLGMPINEIVMETKALPLKKEVMEKWLYQNAVELLGLK